The genomic DNA CTGTCGGAGGCGTTGCGGAAGGCGTGCGGGGTGCCCGGGGGGACGAACATGAAGGCGCCCTCGGTCGCGGCGGCGATCCTGTCCCCGTCCGGGGAGGTCCACCGGTGCCAGGAGTCCCCGGTGCGCCGCTCCGGTTCGAACGCCAGGAGCTCCAGCTCGCCCTCCAGGACGTAGAAGAACTCCTGCGCGTCGTGGTGGACATGCGCCCCCACGTCGAAGCCGGGCGGGACGACCACCTCGAAGACGGACAGGGAGGAGCCCTGGTCCTTCGTGGCCTTGAAGGTGACTTCCTGCGCCTTGGTGACCAGTTTCCGGCCCTGGCCGGGCGGGACGATGAGGCCAGTCATCTGAATCCGTTCCTTCGGCAGAGACAGCCGCGGCGGGGACAGCGGCGGCAGGGACCGCGGGAGGGGCGGCAGCCCGAGCAGGGGTCAGTCCACGTCGGCGCGGGCGCCGTCGTTCCAGCGGCCCAGGGCCATCTCGGCGGTGATGCCGGGGCCGAAGCCCGCGATCAGACCGGTGGCGTCGGGGGCCGGCGGGTCCTCCTCGAACAGCCGGCGGGCCGCCTCCAGGACCACCGCGCTGGCGATGTTGCCGTACTCGCTGAGCGTGGCCCAACTGTGGCGGAACACGCTGCGGTCGACCTCCAGGAACTTCGCGAGGTCGTCCAGGATCCGCGGGCCGCCCGCGTGCACGATGTAGAAGTCGAGGCTGCCCGCGTCCCAGCTGTGGTCCTTGGCGAACTCCCGCAGCACCGGCGCCAGCGGCTCCATCGTGCCCGGCACCCGCCGGTCCAACTGGAAGTGGAAACCCGTCTCGCGCACCGCGTAGGAAATCCAGTCCTCGGTGTGCGGGATGAGGTAGGAGGCGTTGCGCTCCAGCTCGATGCCGGTGCCGCCGGTGCCGCGCACCACCGCGGCCGCGACCGCGTCCCCGAACAGGCCGTCGGAGAGCAGCGAGCCGATGTCGTCCATGTCGGGCTGGTAGCACAGCGAGCAGAACTCGGCCGACACGATCAGGACGTTGCTGCCCGGGTGGGCCATGCAGAAGTCGTGGGCGCGGTTGACGGCGGCGCCGCCGGCCGCGCAGCCCAACTGGGCGATGGGGATCTGCCGGGTGTCGGGGCGCAGCCCCATCGTGTTGATGAGCCACGCCGTCAGCGACGGCATCAGGAACCCGGTGCACGACACGTAGATGATCGCGTCGATGTCGCGGGCCGCGACGTCGGCGTTCTTCAGGGCCTCCTCGACGACCTGGGGGGTGCGCTTCTTCGACTCGGCCTCGTAGATGCGGTTGCGTTCGGTCAGGCCCGGGTGGCGCAGGGTCTGCTCGATGGGCTGGACGAGGTGGCGCTTCTGCACGCCCGTGTTGCGTATCAGGCGCAGCGCGAGCGGCAGTTGGTCCTTCCCCGCGTGCACCCGCCGGGCGAACTCCAGCGTCTCCTCCATCGTGATGACGTGTTCGGGCGCCTGCACCGCGGGCTTGCATAGCCTGGCCATGTCCGGGTCCGCTTTCTCTAGGGTCTGCCTGGGGAAATGTGCGTGTCCACGTACCTGTGGGTGTGGGTGTGGGTGTGGGTGGTGCGGGGGTGGGCGTGGGTGTGCCGGGTCCGGCACGGGGGGGGGAACGGCCGGGCCGGGGTCACGCCGCCGCGGGGTGCGGGGCGAGGTCCATCAGGGCGCACAGGACCGGCGGCCTGCTCCAGTCCGGCGCGCTCAGGGTGAGTTCCAGACGGCGCGCGGCGCCGTCCTTGACCCGTACCGGGCCGGCGGCCGCCGTCAGCCGCACCGGCGGTGCGGTACCGGCGGCGGGGGGCCGGGGACGGGTCACCGCGTGGACGTACCAGACGCCCGCGGGGACACCGTCCAGCGTGAAGTGCCCGGGCGCGCGGGCGTGGACGAGGCGGACGGGGGCGCCCTGCAGCAGCGGGCTGGCGAAGACACCGACCCGCACCGCCCGCCCGCCACCACCGGTGTTGGTGGTGTTGGTGGTGGTGTGCAGGAGTCCCGTCACCGTCCCGGACGCCCGCGGCACCGGCCCGGCCGCGGGCATGTCCGGCTGGGATACCGGGGGTTCGGGCACGGGCGGGGCGAGGGAGAGCATGCGGTAGCGCGTGGGGGACAGTCCCACCAGCTCGGTGAAGCGGCGGGTGAAACTGCCGGTGCTGCTGTAGCCGACCCGTACCGCGATGTCGGCGACGGTCAGCCGGGTGCCCAGCAGCAGGACTTTGGCCTCCTGCAGTCGCACCGCGCACAGGAACCGTCCCGGGGTGACACCGGTGACCTTGGTGAACACGCGCAGGAAGTGGTACTTGCTGACCATCGCGCCACGCGCCAGCTCCTCCAGGCTCAGCGGTTCCCAGAAGCGTTCGCGGATCGTGGTGACGGCATGCCGCACAAGGTGCTCCATGAGCTGCTCCATGAGGGCTCCTGACAGAGACCGCCGCCCGGCCGGGCATGCCGAAACCCGGCCGCGGACCGGCCGGTGACAGGGGACTGACGGGGTGCCGACGAAGGTGACGAGGGTGACGAGGGCGACCGGCGGGAGACCCGGACGGGGTCACGGGGTCACGGCCGCCGCCGCGCGCGGGGGGCGCGGGAAGAATCAGGCGGTCAGGCGGGGAGAACAACAGGGGCACAAAAAAAGGGGAGTCGGGACGCCCGGCCCCTCAACTCCCCGCCGCTCCCCCGCCGTACGGACTGTCTGCCGTACGAAATGTTTTCGGGCAGGAGGGGCGTGCCGAAATAGTGACACGGCCGGTGCGCGCACGCCAAGACTCCCCCGAAGTGACGTAGGTCACGTCAACTGCGGGCGGGGAGTGCGGAGTTGGCGCGCGGATCACGCCACCGGCACCCGACCGGTTCTGTAGCGGCCTGCTGCCACCATCGGCGCAGACCCACACGACCGGACACGGAGGGCGAATGTCTCGCGCCGAGGAAGCCACCGTCAGGACCAAGCGGTCGACCGCACCACCGGCGCGGGCCGGCGGCTCAGCCGGCCGGCTGGAGGGGCTGCGCCGGACCGGGGCCCTGATCACCTTCATGCTCGGCGCCCTGTCCGCGGTGCCGCCGCTGTCGATGGACATGTACCTGCCCGCCCTGCCGGACGTCACCCGCACCCTGCACACCTCCGCCACCAGCGGCCAGCTCACCCTGACCGCGTGCCTGACCGGCATGGCGCTGGGCCAGCTCGTCGTCGGCCCGATGAGCGACCGGTGGGGCCGGCGCCGGCCGCTGCTGATCGGCCTGCTCGTCTACGTCCTGGCCTCCGTGAGCTGCGCCCTGGCGCCCGACGCCGCGCTGCTGATCGGCTGCCGGCTGCTGCAGGGCCTGGCGGGGGCGGCCGGCATCGTCATCGCCCGCGCCGTCGTGCGCGACCTCTACGACGGCCTGGAGATGGCCCGCTTCTTCTCCACCCTGCTGCTGGTCTCCAGCCTCGCCCCGGTCGCCGCGCCCGTCCTGGGCGGACAGGTGCTGCGCTTCACCGCCTGGCGGGGCGTCTTCCTCGTCCTGGCCGCGATCGGCATCGCGCTCACCGCGCTGGTGTGGCGCAGGCTGCCCGAGACCCTGCCCCCCGCCCGGCGCCGCGGCGGCGGCGTGCTGGGAGCCCTGTTCATCATGCGCGGCCTGCTCGCCGACCGGGTCTTCGCCGGCTACGTCATGGTCAACGGCTTCGCCTACGGCGCCCTGTTCTCCTACATCGCCGCCTCCCCGTTCGTCATCCAGGGCATCTACGGCGCCTCCCCGCAGACCTTCTCCCTCCTCTACGGCCTCAACTCGCTCGGCATGATGATCGTCGGCCGGGTCAACGGCAAACTCCTGGTCGGCCGGGTCCGCCTGGACCGGGCACTGGGCGCCGGGCTCGGCGTCATCGCCGCGGCCGGGACGGTACTGCTGCTGGTGGCGCAGGGCGTCTTCGGCGACGCCGGCACGATCCCGGTCGCCTGCTGCCTCTTCGTCATGATCTCCGCGCTGGGACTGGTCCTGCCCAACACCAACGCACTCGCCCTGATGCGCACCCCGCACGCCGCGGGCTCCGCCTCCGCACTGGTGGGCACCTCCTGCTTCGCCATGGGCGCCGTCGCCACCCTCCTCGTCGGCATCGCCGGCAAGGGCACGGCCGTGCCCATGGCCGCCGTCCAGACCGGCAGCGCACTCGCCGCGATCACCTCCCTCCTGCTCATGTGCCGCCCCTGGCAGACCCTGCCCGAACAGGAGACCCGCCCCTGACCACCCCCGGCCGCCCCTCCCCCGGGCAGGCAGGCAGCCCCCGCGGACCGCTTTGGCGGCCGGCGGGGGCTGCCGGGGCGTCGGGGGCAGGGACGGCCGGGGTGGTCAGGGGCGGGGGGGGTGTACGGGGCGGTTCCGGTGGCAGAGTGCGGCACAGCCGCGTTCCCGCCGACGGCACACGGAAGTTGACGATCTGTCATATTCGTTGGTGCGCTGGGCGGTTGGGGCGGCAGGAGCGCGTTCCGCCCGGCCGGGCCGGCACAGGCCGGCCTCTGGCACCAGGCCGCGACCGCCACCCCGACCAGCAGGACAACGAAGCCGTCGAGGTCACCGGTCTCGGCTTCCGAAGACGGCCGCTCTTGATGTCAGCCCCCGTAGAGGGTGGGCAGATCGACCAGGAGAAGGTCGTCACGGCGGTCGGCCAGGTCGATCAGATCGGGGTAGAAGCCATGCAGGGAATACAGGGCCAAGGTCGTGGCATCTGTGCCGTACCCCTGGTCGGCGAGCAGGGCACGAATGCGTTCCAGGCGTTCCAGGTCACCGGTCCCACGGCGGGCGGCGGTCGCCTTGGCCTCGCCCAGCAGGGCGATCTTCGCGCGGGGACCCTGCGGGCGCTCGCCGGCGGCCAGGGCGATGACATCGACCTCGTGCTTTGTCCGGGCGGCCTGGTCGGCAACCTCGGTGGTACCGACCGGGCCGGGCAGTCCGCCGGGCAACAGGGTGTGGGCGTAACGCCGGGTGAAGTCGCGGGCAAGGTCCTCGAAGTGCGGCCCGAGGATCTTGGAGTTGAAGGTCGGAGCGGCCTGCTGCCACACCTGTTCGGCGAAACCCTGCTCCACGGCGGCGGCCTGCGGGAGGGTGATGAGCTGGTTGAAGCGAATGACCGGGTCCGCGAGGGTGATAACGGGGTGCTTGGCGCGGAGGATGTCCTGTTCCCGCCGGATGTAGCCAGTGGACTCCAGCACTCCGAGAGGGTGGGCGACGGCGTTGCGCGGGCGTTCCAGAGCGGCACCGATCTTGCTGGGTGTGGTGGCGCCGTTCGCGATCGCGGTGAGGATGTCGTAGTACAGCGTGTGCTGCGTGATCCTCGGGTCCTCGCGCAACAGGTACTCGGTCTCGGTACGCGAGTACACCGCCCTGCCCGGATCGAGCAGTGTCCGGGCCAGCCAGGTGTCGAAGCCGTCGTCCGGATGCGGCCGGGCAGCCACCGGCCGGTAGCCGGGGGCCCCGCCCAGGACCGCGTGCACCTTCAGCGCGGTCAGCGGGTCGGCAATCCGCCAGAAGGTCTTGCTGTCACGGTAGTCGAAAGCGCCCAGCCGCAGATCGACCACGGCCCGTCCCCGCAGCGGCTTGGTCCCCGAGAGCAGTTCGTGCATGACGCTCATCGCGGAGCCGCACAGGATCAGCCTCGGACCCGGCCCGGCACTGGGCCGGGCACCCCGCTGACGCTCGTCGTAGAGCTGCTGAAGCAGACCCGGGATTTCGGGTGAGTGCCGAAGCAGATACGGCAATTCGTCGATCACCAGGAGCGGGTCCGGCGAACGGGCGGTCACATCAAGGGCATTGGACAGAACGTCACGCCAGTCGGTCAGGCGCAGGCTCCCTGGCCGCAGGCCGGCGTGGGCGGCAACTGCATCACTGAACCGCTGGATCGCGGGAAGTCGCCCCTCCTCCCGGACGGCGGTGACGTAGAGGCCGCCGACCTGCTCGGACAGAGCCTGCAGAAGGTACGACTTCCCATGCCGACGCCGCCCCGACACGATGCCGAGCCGCATCGCCGGATCCGGATCAGTGAGGAATTCCGCAAGCAGACCCCACTCCCGGTCCCGGTCGATCACGTCGTCCGGTTTGACCGGCAGGTCCTTCATCACTCGCTCTCCTGCACATCGACTGCGACGCAATACGACTAAGTCTACTTCGACAGATTGTGTCGCACTGGAATTTTCCGCTCTCGCTGTGACAGCCCGCCGCGCTTTTCGGTGTCCCGGAGCCCGCCGCCGACCGGGTCATCGACGGCCTCGGCCCCCTCCGGCACTCGGCCGGCGGCGTACTGATCGTGGACGGCACCTGGTCCCCACCCGCGGCCACCGGGCCTCCGAGCAGTCGAAGAATCATCGCGGGGCACCAGACGTGTTGATTCCCGTGCCGGATGGAACCGGCGGTCATCAAAGGAGTCGTGCCAGGGGCCTGCCGGGGTTCCTCACTTGTTGTGGGCCCCGCTGGTCGGATGCCGACCGACGGGAAAGCGGCGTGAGCAAGATCAGCCTGCCGGACGGACGGCGGACAGTAGGCTGAGTCCAGCGGGATCGGGCCCGCAGCGCAGTGTCCGGGAGGTGCTTCATGACGGCCGAGATGGTGGCCCCGGCGTGGATGCATGAGCAGATCACGGCAGAGGAATACGAGTCCTGGTCCGAGGAGCAGTGCGCCGGCATCGAGATCGTGGACGGGATGGTCGTGGTGAGTCCGAGTGCGTCCAAGCGGCACAACCGGCTGGCTCGGATCCTGGCCAACGCCCTGGATGCCGCCGCGGGCCCGGAATGGAACGCCGACACGGACTTCGACGTCCGGCTTCAGGATGTCCCGCTCACCAATCGCCGCCCGGACGTCGTCGTGTACCGCGCGGACACGATCGACATCACCCCCACCCGCCCTGAGCACGTGCTGCTGGTCGCGGAGGTGGTGTCGCCGGGCTCGGAGACCACCGACCGGATCGTGAAGGTCGACCAGTACGCCAAGGCAGGCATCGGCTTCTACTGGCGGATCGAGCAGGCCGCGACAGGCGTTCCTCTCGTGTACACCTACGTTCTCGACCCCGCGACGAAGACCTACCGGGACGGAGAGGTGTTCACCGGCGCCCTCAAGGCAGCGGCCCCCTTCCCCGTGGAGATCGACCTCGGCCAGGTCTGACCACGCGCTGCTGCCGGCAGCGCGTGAGCGATGCGTGAGCGGACGGCCCGGTACAGGGCGGCATGAGCCGGATCAAGTGGCTCGTCGTGCGGTTCCAGCCAGAAGGCCGGCAACCGGCCGAACCCGGCGCACCACGACGCCGACGTCAAAGCGCTCCAGAACACGTCGCAGTTCACCGCCGCCTGCCGTACCCGCACCGGACGGGGGAAGCGCATTCACGGGACCCGATCCTTCCGCATCGGTGGGCCCGTCCAGGCCCTCGATATCTGAGCGCTCCGGGACCCGCCGAGCCCCTGACGCCCTCGAACGACTCCCCAACTAGTTCGTGGTTCACGATGCCATCGACTCCCCTGCCGACGACCTGGCCGCCAAGCGCCTGTCAGGGAAGGGCCCGCCGGCATGGACTCAGCACACACGAGGCAGGGAAGCGCCGTGCACACGTGAGAACTACGGCGGAGTGTTTCCCCAGGCCAGACACGTCAACGTCGAAGTTTCCGCAGGTCACAGCCCCGCCCGGAGAAAACTCCAAAGCGGGTGTCGCAGGCGGAACCTCCACTGAGGTACTTGAGGAAGGCTCGCGGAGGAGGATTCGGCACCTCCACCAAATCAGCTCAGCCACTCGACTCCCGCGCCCAGTCGCCGAGTGAGCGGCCCAGGGCACATCCAGGGCACATGAGCCTGGGAAACGGCGCCGACCAGTGAGAACTACCGTGAGCTGTTTCCGCAGGTAAGCGCACATCCCGCCAAGAAACCCCAGGTCACCGCCCCACCCCTCCCCTTCGCTGCACGAGTGGCAGGACGTCAGCCATCGGCTGCAGGAGATCGGGGCATCAGACGTGCTGATTCCCCTGTCGGGTGGAACCGCCGATCCTCACTGAGCACCCCGTGCCGCCCCCCAGCGGCATCATCGTTCCGGCGGCAGGATCAGGGTGGGCTCCAGGACGACACGGGCGGCGGGTTCCTCGCGGACCGCCCTGGCCACGGCGTGGCGCGGGCCGCGCTGCTGGCGCCAGTGCGCCTGGGCCAGGACCACCGCGACATACGGGATGACGACCGCGCCGGCCAGTGCGCAGGCCGCGAGGACGGGCCAGCGGTTCCAGGTCGCGGCCATCAGCACCACGCACACGGTGCGCACCAGCATCGCCATGAGGTAACGGCGCTGCCGGCCGCGCAGGTCACGCGTCAGACCGGTACGCGCCCGGGTGATGGACTCGGCCGGGGCCGGGCGCCGGGGAACTCTGCTCATCGGGGCCTCCGCGGACACTCCGGCACGAACACACCGGACAACCGGACAAAAAAGGGGCGGGGGTGCGGCGGGAGCGGGGCACGGCGGCCGGCCGTCTCCGCGCCCGTGTCCGCCGTGTTCTACGGCAACTGGCCTGCGGTCAGCGGACAGTGACGGTTCGTCAGGGCAGCAGGGGTGTCGTGGAACGGCGGCGGCGCGGGTGACCGTCCCCCGATCACCCGCGCCGCCCGCGCCGGCCCCACCCGGCCCTGCCCCTCGCGCACCGCGGCGCCGGGGCAGCGGGTCAGTGCAGTTCCTGGTCCGCCTCCCGCTCCCCGGCGCGGCCCCGCCGTACGCCGGAATCCGCGGACGCGGACGCGGACGCGGGCTCGGACGCGGTCGGGCCGTGGCCGTTGGCGTTGCCGTTGGGCGAGGAGATGTGGCCGTTGGAGGCGGCGGGGCCCCCGAGCGCGGCGTGGCCGTCGTCCGGGTGGCCGAGGTGGGCCAGGGCCTCCCGCATCTCCTGCGGGGTGGGCTTGGCGATCTGGTTGCCGTAGAGCCAGCGGCTGAGGCGGTGGCGCAGCGCCTGGCCGCGCCGGGCGGGGTTGGGGACGCCGTCGTGTTCGGCGGTGGGGGCGGGCAGCGGGGTGTAGGCCCTGCGGGCCAGCAGCGCGTACTCCCGCTGCCGGTCCAGGCGTTCGTGGACCTCGACGAACTCGCCGTCGGGCAGCCGCCGGATCCGGCCGGTCTCGCGGCCGTGCAGGAGGGTGTCGCGTTCACGGCGCTGCAGGCCCAGGCAGATCCGCCGGGTGAGGACATAGGTGAGCGCGGGGACGGCGAACACGCCGATCCGCACCGACCAGGTGATCTGGTTCAGGGACAGGTGGAACTCCTGGGCCAGCACGTCGTTGGCGCCGCCGAAGAACAGCACCAGGTACAGGGCGACGAAGCCGACGCCGAACGCGGTGCGGGTGGGGTGGTCGCGCGGCCGGTCCAGGAGATGGTGCTCGCGCCGGTCCCCGGTGGCCCAGGCCTCCAGGAACGGCCACAGCGCGATCACGGCCATCATCAGGGTGGGCACGATGACGGCGGGGATCAGGATGCCGAGGTTGACGGTGTACCCGCCGAGGCTGAACTCCCAGGCCGGCATGGCCCGCAGGGCGCCCTCCAGGAAACCCATGTACCAGTCGGGCTGGGAGCCCTGGGAGATCTGGTCCGCGCGGTAGGGGCCGTAGGTCCACACCGGGTTGATCTGCGCGATGCCCGCCAGCAGCGAGAGCACCCCGGCGATGATGAAGAAGAAGCCGCCGGCCTTGGCCGTGTAG from Streptomyces sp. NBC_01478 includes the following:
- a CDS encoding cupin domain-containing protein, whose protein sequence is MTGLIVPPGQGRKLVTKAQEVTFKATKDQGSSLSVFEVVVPPGFDVGAHVHHDAQEFFYVLEGELELLAFEPERRTGDSWHRWTSPDGDRIAAATEGAFMFVPPGTPHAFRNASDRPARMLFQCYPSPYHEFYFEEIAEIWQAGGAIDQEAVERMRRRYDVHQLTPLRYEPPALAPEPAPVSAPAPVSAPVPEPVSSPRAAERGA
- a CDS encoding type III polyketide synthase; the encoded protein is MARLCKPAVQAPEHVITMEETLEFARRVHAGKDQLPLALRLIRNTGVQKRHLVQPIEQTLRHPGLTERNRIYEAESKKRTPQVVEEALKNADVAARDIDAIIYVSCTGFLMPSLTAWLINTMGLRPDTRQIPIAQLGCAAGGAAVNRAHDFCMAHPGSNVLIVSAEFCSLCYQPDMDDIGSLLSDGLFGDAVAAAVVRGTGGTGIELERNASYLIPHTEDWISYAVRETGFHFQLDRRVPGTMEPLAPVLREFAKDHSWDAGSLDFYIVHAGGPRILDDLAKFLEVDRSVFRHSWATLSEYGNIASAVVLEAARRLFEEDPPAPDATGLIAGFGPGITAEMALGRWNDGARADVD
- a CDS encoding helix-turn-helix transcriptional regulator, whose protein sequence is MEQLMEHLVRHAVTTIRERFWEPLSLEELARGAMVSKYHFLRVFTKVTGVTPGRFLCAVRLQEAKVLLLGTRLTVADIAVRVGYSSTGSFTRRFTELVGLSPTRYRMLSLAPPVPEPPVSQPDMPAAGPVPRASGTVTGLLHTTTNTTNTGGGGRAVRVGVFASPLLQGAPVRLVHARAPGHFTLDGVPAGVWYVHAVTRPRPPAAGTAPPVRLTAAAGPVRVKDGAARRLELTLSAPDWSRPPVLCALMDLAPHPAAA
- a CDS encoding multidrug effflux MFS transporter; translation: MSRAEEATVRTKRSTAPPARAGGSAGRLEGLRRTGALITFMLGALSAVPPLSMDMYLPALPDVTRTLHTSATSGQLTLTACLTGMALGQLVVGPMSDRWGRRRPLLIGLLVYVLASVSCALAPDAALLIGCRLLQGLAGAAGIVIARAVVRDLYDGLEMARFFSTLLLVSSLAPVAAPVLGGQVLRFTAWRGVFLVLAAIGIALTALVWRRLPETLPPARRRGGGVLGALFIMRGLLADRVFAGYVMVNGFAYGALFSYIAASPFVIQGIYGASPQTFSLLYGLNSLGMMIVGRVNGKLLVGRVRLDRALGAGLGVIAAAGTVLLLVAQGVFGDAGTIPVACCLFVMISALGLVLPNTNALALMRTPHAAGSASALVGTSCFAMGAVATLLVGIAGKGTAVPMAAVQTGSALAAITSLLLMCRPWQTLPEQETRP
- a CDS encoding AAA family ATPase, producing MMKDLPVKPDDVIDRDREWGLLAEFLTDPDPAMRLGIVSGRRRHGKSYLLQALSEQVGGLYVTAVREEGRLPAIQRFSDAVAAHAGLRPGSLRLTDWRDVLSNALDVTARSPDPLLVIDELPYLLRHSPEIPGLLQQLYDERQRGARPSAGPGPRLILCGSAMSVMHELLSGTKPLRGRAVVDLRLGAFDYRDSKTFWRIADPLTALKVHAVLGGAPGYRPVAARPHPDDGFDTWLARTLLDPGRAVYSRTETEYLLREDPRITQHTLYYDILTAIANGATTPSKIGAALERPRNAVAHPLGVLESTGYIRREQDILRAKHPVITLADPVIRFNQLITLPQAAAVEQGFAEQVWQQAAPTFNSKILGPHFEDLARDFTRRYAHTLLPGGLPGPVGTTEVADQAARTKHEVDVIALAAGERPQGPRAKIALLGEAKATAARRGTGDLERLERIRALLADQGYGTDATTLALYSLHGFYPDLIDLADRRDDLLLVDLPTLYGG
- a CDS encoding Uma2 family endonuclease, giving the protein MTAEMVAPAWMHEQITAEEYESWSEEQCAGIEIVDGMVVVSPSASKRHNRLARILANALDAAAGPEWNADTDFDVRLQDVPLTNRRPDVVVYRADTIDITPTRPEHVLLVAEVVSPGSETTDRIVKVDQYAKAGIGFYWRIEQAATGVPLVYTYVLDPATKTYRDGEVFTGALKAAAPFPVEIDLGQV
- a CDS encoding DUF3099 domain-containing protein; amino-acid sequence: MSRVPRRPAPAESITRARTGLTRDLRGRQRRYLMAMLVRTVCVVLMAATWNRWPVLAACALAGAVVIPYVAVVLAQAHWRQQRGPRHAVARAVREEPAARVVLEPTLILPPER